One window of Paenibacillus albicereus genomic DNA carries:
- a CDS encoding ABC transporter permease — protein sequence MQAFNKIFTKQETYVPFVAIVLGLLVGAIVMWLGGYNPWEAYGAMLDKIFGSKYDFGEAIRQVTPLIFTGLAVAFAFRAGLFNIGAEGQFITGMTAATWIGINLDLPWFIHMPLAVIVGGIAGALWAGIAGWLKASRGVNEVISTIMLNWIAYYFANYMVRVVMVEPGQNRSKDIQESASASMDWLVGILDNARVHWGSLVAVLCAFVFYYILWRTRQGYELRASGFNADAAHYAGINVKGSIVKAMMISGALAGLGGAFESLGVFKSMAVMNALPGYGFDGIAVSLLGGNNPFGIIFGGLLFGFLSYGSTGMSFEADVPNEIIRIVIGAVIFFVASHGIVKWFLKPFFRKRREERKEAA from the coding sequence GTGCAAGCATTCAACAAGATCTTCACCAAGCAGGAGACGTACGTGCCGTTCGTCGCCATCGTGCTCGGCCTGCTCGTCGGCGCCATCGTCATGTGGCTCGGGGGCTATAACCCTTGGGAAGCGTACGGAGCGATGCTCGACAAGATTTTCGGCTCCAAGTACGATTTCGGCGAGGCGATCCGCCAGGTCACGCCGCTCATTTTCACCGGCCTCGCAGTCGCCTTCGCGTTCCGCGCCGGCCTGTTCAACATCGGCGCGGAGGGCCAATTCATCACCGGCATGACGGCCGCCACCTGGATCGGCATCAATCTCGACCTGCCGTGGTTCATCCACATGCCGCTCGCCGTCATCGTCGGCGGCATCGCCGGCGCGCTCTGGGCCGGCATCGCCGGCTGGCTGAAGGCTTCGCGCGGCGTCAACGAGGTCATCTCGACGATCATGCTCAACTGGATCGCGTACTACTTCGCCAACTACATGGTGCGCGTCGTCATGGTCGAGCCGGGACAGAACCGCTCCAAGGACATCCAGGAGTCCGCCTCGGCATCGATGGACTGGCTCGTCGGCATCCTCGACAACGCGCGTGTCCACTGGGGCTCGCTGGTCGCGGTGCTGTGCGCGTTCGTCTTCTACTATATCCTGTGGCGCACCCGTCAAGGCTATGAGCTGCGCGCTTCCGGCTTCAATGCGGACGCCGCCCACTATGCCGGCATCAACGTCAAGGGCAGCATCGTCAAGGCGATGATGATCTCCGGCGCGCTCGCCGGCCTCGGCGGCGCGTTCGAGTCGCTCGGCGTCTTCAAGTCCATGGCGGTCATGAACGCCCTGCCGGGCTACGGCTTCGACGGCATCGCCGTCTCGCTGCTCGGCGGCAACAACCCGTTCGGCATCATCTTCGGCGGCCTGCTGTTCGGCTTCCTGAGCTATGGCTCGACGGGCATGAGCTTCGAGGCCGACGTGCCGAACGAGATCATCCGCATCGTTATCGGCGCGGTTATCTTCTTCGTCGCCAGCCACGGCATCGTCAAATGGTTCCTGAAGCCGTTCTTCCGCAAACGGCGCGAAGAAAGGAAGGAGGCGGCCTAG
- a CDS encoding ABC transporter permease, translating into MDTIGLLLNTTLVFSTALILVALGGIFSERSGVVNIGLEGLMIIGAFSSAVFTYYAHEWGFGGGSAWFGVLMAVVLGAAFSLLHAVATITFKANQVIIGVVINILALGLTVYLVKSLFEGSGQTENLSGIAFTKYNVPILSDIPLIGDALFKAYPTTYLCYLLVFVSWYALYRTRFGLRLRSVGEHPGAADTVGISVTKYRYIGVLLSGALAGLGGATISLTTTYDFSHTTISGQGFIAIAAVIFGRWHPVGAAAAALFFGFTQALRFQAGLFEWSKSIPNEFLYMLPYVLTLLVLAIAAGKSRAPAAVGEPYDPGKR; encoded by the coding sequence ATGGATACGATCGGTCTTCTGCTCAATACGACGCTGGTCTTCTCGACCGCCCTTATCCTCGTCGCGCTCGGCGGCATCTTCTCCGAGCGCTCGGGCGTCGTCAACATCGGCCTCGAGGGCCTGATGATTATCGGCGCCTTCAGCTCCGCCGTCTTCACCTATTACGCTCATGAATGGGGCTTCGGCGGCGGGTCCGCCTGGTTCGGCGTCCTGATGGCGGTCGTGCTCGGCGCGGCATTCTCGCTGCTGCATGCGGTGGCCACCATAACGTTCAAGGCCAACCAGGTCATCATCGGCGTCGTCATCAACATCCTGGCACTCGGCCTGACCGTCTACCTCGTCAAGAGCCTGTTCGAGGGCTCCGGCCAGACGGAGAACCTCTCGGGCATCGCGTTCACCAAGTACAACGTGCCGATCCTGTCGGACATCCCGCTGATCGGTGATGCGCTGTTCAAGGCGTATCCGACGACATACCTGTGCTACCTGCTCGTCTTCGTCAGCTGGTACGCGCTGTACCGCACGCGCTTCGGACTGCGCCTGCGCTCGGTCGGCGAGCATCCGGGCGCGGCCGACACGGTCGGCATCAGCGTCACCAAGTACCGCTACATCGGTGTCCTGCTGAGCGGCGCGCTCGCCGGCCTCGGCGGCGCGACGATCTCGCTGACGACGACGTACGACTTCTCGCATACGACGATCAGCGGACAGGGCTTCATCGCGATCGCGGCCGTCATTTTCGGCCGCTGGCATCCGGTCGGCGCGGCCGCCGCGGCGCTGTTCTTCGGCTTCACGCAGGCGCTCCGCTTCCAAGCGGGCCTGTTCGAATGGTCGAAGTCGATTCCGAACGAGTTCCTGTACATGCTGCCTTACGTGCTGACGCTGCTCGTACTGGCGATCGCCGCTGGCAAGAGCCGGGCTCCGGCCGCAGTCGGCGAGCCCTACGATCCAGGCAAGCGCTGA
- the nadA gene encoding quinolinate synthase NadA, with protein sequence MEALALERKAEQNRELRERLLQLKKERNAIILAHYYQRDEIQEVADFRGDSFLLAQKAAETDADTIVFCGVHFMGESAKILAPNKTVIIPDERAGCPMADMVNVEGLRKLKAQHPNAKVVTYINSSAEIKAETDICCTSANAVKVVNSVEGDEIIWVPDKNLGHYVQQKTDKKMIIWEGYCNTHDMLTVKDVEEMKANYPNAEFVVHPECRPEVVALGDFVGSTTAIIKYCKESPNKEFIVGTEDGTGYQLRLDSPDKTFHFATKYLVCPNMKVNNLKKLVRCLENMSPQIYVPPQVADKARLSLERMLLVK encoded by the coding sequence GTGGAAGCATTGGCTCTGGAACGCAAGGCAGAGCAAAACCGGGAATTGCGGGAGAGGCTGCTGCAGCTCAAGAAGGAGCGCAACGCGATCATTCTCGCCCACTATTACCAACGGGACGAAATTCAGGAAGTGGCCGATTTCCGCGGAGATTCCTTCCTGCTGGCCCAGAAGGCCGCCGAGACGGATGCGGACACGATCGTATTCTGCGGCGTGCACTTCATGGGAGAGAGCGCGAAGATCCTCGCCCCGAACAAGACGGTCATCATCCCCGACGAGCGCGCCGGCTGCCCGATGGCCGACATGGTCAACGTTGAAGGCCTGCGCAAGCTCAAGGCCCAGCATCCGAACGCCAAGGTCGTCACGTACATCAACTCCTCGGCCGAAATCAAGGCGGAGACCGACATCTGCTGCACGTCGGCCAACGCCGTCAAGGTCGTCAATTCGGTGGAGGGAGACGAGATCATCTGGGTGCCGGACAAAAACCTCGGCCACTACGTCCAGCAAAAAACCGACAAAAAGATGATTATCTGGGAAGGCTACTGCAATACCCATGACATGCTCACCGTGAAGGATGTCGAGGAGATGAAGGCCAACTATCCGAACGCGGAATTTGTCGTCCATCCCGAGTGCCGTCCGGAAGTCGTCGCGCTCGGCGATTTTGTCGGCAGCACGACCGCGATCATCAAATATTGCAAGGAATCGCCGAACAAGGAGTTCATCGTGGGCACCGAGGACGGCACGGGCTACCAGCTTCGCCTGGACAGTCCGGACAAGACGTTCCACTTCGCCACGAAGTACCTCGTCTGCCCGAACATGAAGGTCAACAACCTGAAGAAGCTCGTGCGCTGCCTGGAGAACATGTCTCCGCAGATCTACGTGCCGCCGCAGGTCGCCGACAAAGCCCGCCTGTCCCTGGAGCGCATGCTGCTGGTCAAGTAG
- the nadB gene encoding L-aspartate oxidase, whose protein sequence is MVPRYLVELDLDALPVVEKDVIVIGAGIAGLFTALRASERGSVLMVTKKSLLDSNTRYAQGGIAAVISDEDKPEFHLQDTLVAGAGLSDEDAVGVLVHEGPKGIRTLINMGTQFDRENGEFALTKEGAHSQRRILHANGDATGYEIVRALSERALANKDIEVWDDHFAIDLITRDGECCGALVQKPDGSRVFVRGKATILCTGGTGQMYRYTTNPEVATGDGVAMAYRAGAYIRDMEFIQFHPTTLCYPGAPRFLISEAVRGEGAVLRNIHGERFMERYHLQLELAPRDVVANAIVSELEQTGATFVYLDVTHESEEMVRHRFPTIYETCLQYGLDLTTDWIPVAPAAHYTMGGVRTDLNGETNIRRLFACGEVSSTGVHGANRLASNSLSEAIVFGRRIIHRIHELPPLEGEVRVREERAGHDAVSRQAVVEKRLKLQKVMVRYIGLRRSADSLAKGLAELKRQLPFFSTEMTKREDFEFANLLTNALLTAESAAAREESRGAHYRVDFPQRDDEHWRKHTVLHREQGQTEEKIHDAAIR, encoded by the coding sequence ATGGTTCCTAGATATCTGGTGGAGCTCGACCTGGACGCCCTGCCCGTCGTGGAGAAGGATGTCATCGTCATCGGGGCCGGCATTGCCGGCCTATTCACCGCGCTCCGCGCGAGCGAGCGCGGCTCGGTGCTCATGGTCACCAAAAAATCGCTGCTGGACAGCAATACCCGCTATGCCCAGGGGGGCATAGCGGCGGTCATCTCCGACGAGGACAAGCCGGAGTTCCACCTCCAGGATACGCTCGTCGCCGGAGCCGGCCTGAGCGACGAGGACGCCGTCGGCGTCCTCGTGCACGAGGGGCCCAAAGGCATCCGCACGCTCATCAACATGGGCACGCAGTTCGACCGCGAGAACGGCGAGTTCGCCCTGACCAAGGAAGGCGCGCACAGCCAGCGCCGCATCCTGCACGCCAACGGCGACGCCACGGGCTACGAGATCGTGCGCGCGCTGTCCGAGCGAGCGCTGGCGAACAAGGACATCGAGGTGTGGGACGATCACTTCGCGATCGACCTCATCACCCGGGACGGCGAATGCTGCGGCGCGCTCGTGCAGAAGCCGGACGGCAGCCGCGTGTTCGTGCGCGGCAAGGCGACGATCCTCTGCACCGGCGGCACGGGACAGATGTACCGCTATACGACCAACCCCGAGGTGGCGACCGGCGACGGCGTGGCGATGGCTTACCGGGCCGGTGCCTATATCCGGGACATGGAGTTCATCCAGTTCCATCCGACGACGCTCTGCTATCCTGGCGCTCCGCGCTTCCTCATCTCGGAGGCTGTGCGCGGCGAAGGAGCGGTGCTGCGCAACATCCACGGCGAGCGCTTCATGGAGCGCTACCATCTGCAGCTCGAGCTCGCGCCGCGCGATGTCGTCGCCAACGCCATCGTCAGCGAGCTGGAGCAGACCGGGGCGACCTTCGTCTATCTGGACGTCACGCATGAGTCCGAGGAGATGGTGCGCCATCGGTTCCCGACGATCTACGAGACCTGCCTGCAGTACGGGCTCGACCTGACGACGGACTGGATTCCGGTCGCCCCTGCCGCGCATTATACGATGGGCGGCGTGCGCACCGACCTCAACGGGGAAACGAACATCCGCCGGCTGTTCGCCTGCGGCGAGGTGTCCTCGACCGGCGTGCACGGCGCGAACCGGCTCGCCAGCAACTCGCTGTCCGAGGCGATCGTGTTCGGCCGCCGCATCATCCACCGCATCCACGAGCTGCCTCCGCTGGAGGGCGAGGTGCGGGTGCGCGAGGAGCGTGCAGGCCATGACGCCGTATCGCGGCAGGCCGTCGTCGAGAAGCGGCTCAAGCTGCAAAAGGTGATGGTCCGCTACATCGGCCTTCGCCGCAGCGCGGACAGCCTCGCCAAAGGGCTGGCCGAGCTGAAGCGGCAGCTGCCGTTCTTCTCGACGGAGATGACGAAGCGCGAAGATTTCGAATTCGCCAATCTGCTGACGAACGCCCTGCTGACGGCGGAATCCGCTGCAGCGCGAGAAGAGAGCCGCGGCGCGCATTACCGCGTGGACTTCCCTCAGCGGGACGACGAGCATTGGCGCAAGCATACGGTGCTGCATCGAGAGCAGGGCCAGACGGAGGAGAAGATCCATGATGCAGCGATCCGCTGA
- the nadC gene encoding carboxylating nicotinate-nucleotide diphosphorylase → MQRSAEQGLGWEGYDTGLRESIRGWLAEDIGTGDITTRSTIPADSVMKAVIHVKEDGIVAGLPVAEAVFGVVDPALVFTALVQDGDAVVKGTVIAEVEGRTHSILTGERLALNLMQRLSGVATKTKQFVDALEGLPTRLVDTRKTTPGHRLLEKYAVRIGGGSNHRFGLYDAVMIKDNHIKGAGGIAAAVAAARAAIPHTMKIEVETESLAEVGQALDSGADIIMLDNMEPALMREAVSLIRGRAPHVVIEASGGVSLDTVRGIAETGVDVISVGGLTYSFRSLDISLDLGAKKGRA, encoded by the coding sequence ATGCAGCGATCCGCTGAGCAAGGGCTCGGATGGGAAGGATACGATACGGGACTGCGCGAGAGCATCCGCGGCTGGCTGGCCGAGGACATCGGCACCGGGGACATCACGACGCGCTCGACCATCCCAGCGGACAGCGTGATGAAAGCCGTCATCCATGTCAAGGAGGACGGCATCGTCGCCGGCTTGCCGGTCGCGGAGGCGGTCTTCGGCGTCGTTGATCCGGCGCTTGTCTTTACGGCGCTCGTACAGGACGGAGATGCGGTGGTCAAAGGCACGGTCATCGCCGAGGTCGAGGGCCGCACGCACAGCATCCTGACGGGAGAGCGGCTTGCGCTCAACCTGATGCAGCGGCTGTCGGGCGTGGCGACCAAGACGAAGCAGTTCGTCGATGCGCTGGAGGGCTTGCCGACGCGCCTCGTCGATACGCGCAAGACGACGCCGGGACACCGTCTGCTGGAAAAGTATGCGGTAAGGATCGGAGGCGGCTCGAACCATCGGTTCGGCCTGTACGATGCGGTCATGATCAAGGACAACCATATCAAGGGTGCGGGCGGCATCGCGGCCGCGGTGGCGGCCGCTCGCGCGGCCATTCCGCATACGATGAAGATCGAGGTCGAGACCGAGTCGCTGGCTGAGGTCGGCCAGGCGCTGGACAGCGGCGCCGACATCATCATGCTCGACAACATGGAGCCCGCGCTCATGCGCGAGGCCGTAAGCCTCATTCGCGGCCGTGCGCCTCATGTCGTCATCGAGGCGTCAGGCGGCGTTTCGCTGGATACGGTGCGCGGCATCGCGGAGACCGGGGTGGACGTCATCTCCGTCGGCGGCCTCACCTACTCGTTCCGCTCGCTCGACATCAGCCTGGACCTCGGCGCCAAGAAAGGGAGGGCGTAA
- a CDS encoding type III pantothenate kinase yields the protein MIVVIDVGNTNIVLGLYRGSELLHHWRMSTNRSATSDEYGMMVYNLFHYAGISLDEIRGVVISSVVPPLMRTLEQLSTTYLQHAPLVIGPGIKTGLNIRYENPREVGADRIVNSVAGIEKYGTPLIVVDFGTATTFDYIDESGAYLGGAIVPGIGISTEALYQKAAKLPRIELAKPRSVIGRNPVTSMQAGIIFGYAGQVDGIVRRIRKEFHNNPRVVATGGLADLIASESETIERVDHLLTLEGLRLIYERNQD from the coding sequence GTGATCGTCGTTATTGACGTAGGCAATACGAATATCGTGCTCGGCCTCTATCGCGGCAGCGAGCTGCTTCATCACTGGCGGATGAGCACGAACCGCTCCGCGACGAGCGACGAATACGGGATGATGGTGTACAATCTGTTCCACTATGCGGGGATCTCGCTGGACGAGATCCGCGGCGTCGTCATTTCTTCCGTCGTGCCGCCGCTCATGCGCACGCTGGAGCAGCTGTCGACGACCTATCTCCAGCATGCGCCGCTCGTCATCGGACCGGGCATCAAGACCGGGCTGAACATCCGCTACGAGAATCCGCGCGAGGTCGGAGCCGACCGGATCGTCAACTCCGTCGCCGGCATCGAGAAATACGGCACGCCGCTGATCGTGGTCGATTTCGGCACGGCGACGACGTTTGACTACATCGACGAGTCCGGAGCCTACCTTGGCGGAGCGATCGTGCCGGGCATCGGCATCTCTACGGAAGCGTTGTACCAGAAGGCGGCGAAGCTGCCGCGCATCGAGCTGGCCAAGCCGCGCAGCGTCATCGGCCGCAACCCGGTCACGTCGATGCAGGCAGGCATCATTTTCGGCTACGCGGGCCAGGTCGACGGCATCGTGCGGCGCATCCGCAAGGAGTTCCACAACAACCCCCGCGTCGTCGCCACCGGCGGACTCGCCGATCTGATCGCTTCGGAGTCGGAGACGATCGAGCGGGTCGACCATCTGCTGACGCTCGAGGGGCTGCGGCTCATCTACGAACGCAACCAAGACTGA